In Mercenaria mercenaria strain notata chromosome 13, MADL_Memer_1, whole genome shotgun sequence, the DNA window CTATTGCTGGGAAGGTCCAGTGCATGGACTAACAAAACTAGTAACTTTAGACCTCTCAAACAACTTTTGTAATAATGTATCCTTTAGGTTTTTCCAAACGTTGCCAACCCTGAAACGATTGAATATCAGTTATAATTTTTTGGGTTCTACAATTGCAAAAGATATCGAAGGAAGCATCATGTCCAATCTTACAGCTCTCGAGACGTTAGATATTTCTTTCAACCTTATTGAAACAATTCCTAAGTTGTTTCTGAAGTCACAGAAGGAACTAATTGTACTGTCTGCAAGAGGAAATATCCTTGAAGATTTTAATGTTGATATACGTCACATGACCAAACTTAGAAAATTAGATTTAAAACGGAACAGGATCAGGACACTTTCAGAAAAAACGTGTGCGGATTTAGAGAAAATTTCGCAACGCAGCAGCGATAACGTAAACAGCGCATCtaggaaaattttgtttgttaaccTCAGATCTAACTCTATCGAGTGTTCGTGCACCAATATTAGGTTTGTGAAATGGTTATACAACTATTTTGGGTCCAACTCTACTTTGGCTGTGAATGTATCTTACTGCGTACAGGATGATGAAAATCATACACATATGACCTTGGATTCCCGGAATAGACTCGGAGCGATAGTGGACAACTTGGAGCATAAATGTCGGTCATATACCGCTCTAATTATTGGACTATCTATTGCAGTAGCATtcattgtaaatgttattttagGTATCATTGTTCACAGATACCGATGGAAGCTACGATATTGGTACTATGTTGTTTTTGACAAGAGGACTGTTAGAAGAGGAGATTATGAGCTTATCGATGAACCGAGATTCAAGTACGATGTGTTTGTTGCGTCCTCAGATGATCAAAAAGAGTTTGTCATTGATAAACTTCGGCCTGCTTTTAAACAGAATGGATTAACTGCATTTATCTCTGTTTACCACATCAACTTTGGCAACAATTTGGTAAATGTTATTGGAAAGGCAATAAATGAAAGTAGCGTAGTTTTGTTCGTTTTCTCAGATGAATGGTCGAGTGATGACTGTATGAAAATTGCCTTACATATGTGGCAGTGTGACATGGTACACCGTAATGGGCCTGCAGTGATTGGTATCAACCTGGACACATTGAGAGGCAGGGATGTCGAGATGGTCCGAGAAATTTACTGCCAACACTTTATTGACTATCCAAACGGAACTGATGAGGAAGAGCAAGAGGCATTCTGGAGGGATTGTGCAAAAACAATAAGAGAACAAAAAGATGCGCAGTGAACTATAAATTGTATTCTACAAAGAATCAGATTGtgtacaaaatataaaagcactAGTTAATGTGTGGTTGTCTGGAAAGAATCAAAATTTAAGTATTAGGTGTTATATTTTGAACTGCAAATATCTGCTATAGGAAATCAGAATGTGTGCAAACTGAAAGAGCGTTAGAAGATGTACAGCAATATGTTGATATATTACAGAATTATTCAGaatatgtataaattgtaaaaactgtaatatcaCTTTGTAGTGTGCTGCAATTTGTTGATATATTAAAGAGATAATAATAAGTATATGAAGTGTGATAGCATATATGTATAGATGTATAAATAGCATGAGGTGATGTGCAGCAAACAACttttaataaatcttataactaATAAGAATGTGTGTATATTATAATAGCATGAGGTGAtgtgcagcaaaaaaaaaaatttatatattttataactaattaGAATTGGTGTAAATTGTAATAGCATGAGGTGATGTGCAGCAAACAAAGCTGTTGTCGATTGTTCAAGCAGAAGCCTAACCTACACACCAAAGGCTCTAAACATAACTACTAGAACACTTAATCTGTCATTTAGTTTCCTTCAGAATAAAGGCAATGGgagttttgaaaatttgaaggactaaatatttagatttatacaACACTTCACTGAAAAACGTCTCATCTGGTGCCTTTAAAGGACTTACGAATTTAAAGTTCTTAGATATCTCTTAAAATGACCAATTTCCTCTTACAAACAAGTCTACACCGACGGAACTATTCGAGCACATTTTGTCCCTTGAAGTGCTGCGAATGTATGGAACAACAGGCACGTATAATATCAATGGATACCCGGATGTACAACTAAGTAAGCTTAAATAAACTTTGAATAGATGGACTTACAAAGGACACAGTTCACTTCAGCCTTATATGGCCtatgcaattttaaaaattttaaattggctatagtttgaaaaaaaaactatatattgtTTACTACCAGAATGTTTCTTACTGCAAGGAATTtagtttttataataaatttattattttgttcacaacgtgtcactgaatattgctgaaatcgcAGACTTTGGGAAAACGGGcatttttaccatatttaggtAATGTTGGAATgtttttagtagtgagcacactcaaggaccacaaaaTAGTTTGACCATTGGTCCAGCTTATTTACAGAATTTGATCATATTGAGTGTGGTTGACAGTTGTGTCATAACGAAAATTTCAGATATGCTTAAAATTCGATTAAACACTGAAGGTTTCCAAGCTcaaatgttaaattattttcagttatgtcTATATTTAATTCTTAGTGATATATTGTAAAAATTGTGTGCAGTTGATAAAACAATATATTGATGAAAGAAGCATGTCTTTCTCATTAGTACTTTCTATTTTTGGCCATTTGGTGCAAATGTGAACTTCTCCTTTGACATTTGCCGGCTTTCAGGAACATGACGTCTATGTTAATAGAATCTGTGTAATTGCAATAGCGCTAAGTGATGTGCAGCACTCCTTTAATGGTTATAGCGAATCTAATGTATTGCAGTCAGTGTTCGTATCAGAATATATGCAAAGTTTAATAGTGATAGGTTATGTCCAATGAACTTTTGATGTATGATTTAGAGCAGTCAATAAGAGAGCAAGGTAATATTCAGTTAACTTTGATTATTTTGGTAAAGAATCAGAATCTATGTTAAATTTAAGGCAGTGTGCAGTGAACGTTTTCTGGAGAGTGTTTGAATGTATGTCTAGGTTAGAGTGCTGGAGAAAGAATACTGAATTTTGAgaagtgaaaaatatatggtatgtCATTTGTTccgtttgtgtttatttttatcatgTCCTTCTGTATCTTCTATTTTCATGTCGATTATGTAGTATTGTTGTATTACACATTCATTCAAGTATTCTCCCATTGACAGCTTTATGTCTACATAACATGTATAGGCCTATATGATGTACATCGTAATCTTCACCATGTTGTCAATAGGTGGATAATcgtattcatttatttcatatttgttttcgTTATTTGTAAGATATGCCAAAGTCTGTAGAATGTCCAACAGAACATAGCAACAAGCAGTATAAAATCTGACTCTGTTTAATTGAGTC includes these proteins:
- the LOC128547765 gene encoding toll-like receptor 4; translated protein: MSNLTALETLDISFNLIETIPKLFLKSQKELIVLSARGNILEDFNVDIRHMTKLRKLDLKRNRIRTLSEKTCADLEKISQRSSDNVNSASRKILFVNLRSNSIECSCTNIRFVKWLYNYFGSNSTLAVNVSYCVQDDENHTHMTLDSRNRLGAIVDNLEHKCRSYTALIIGLSIAVAFIVNVILGIIVHRYRWKLRYWYYVVFDKRTVRRGDYELIDEPRFKYDVFVASSDDQKEFVIDKLRPAFKQNGLTAFISVYHINFGNNLVNVIGKAINESSVVLFVFSDEWSSDDCMKIALHMWQCDMVHRNGPAVIGINLDTLRGRDVEMVREIYCQHFIDYPNGTDEEEQEAFWRDCAKTIREQKDAQ